GATCATATACTGAACAAGAAGTACCATCAAGGCGAGGACAAACGTCAGGGTAATCTAACTTTCGGATTCTTCCCGTACTTGAAGACTCCCTTAAATCCATAGCCCAGCCGCGTTCTTCTTTTACAAAAAGAGACGCACCATCTGCACGTCGCACAGAATCAACTTCATCAATGTGTCGTATGTTTGCAAGGAGAAGAACTTCTTTATCAGTCAGTTCTTCTTGGGGGAGTCTGCAGCAAAAAGCATCACACTCACTGCACGCTTGGGGCAAGTAGTTCTTTTTGAAATCTTCTGCAACAGTTTCGAGAGTATACATACTTCCTAGAATACGTAGTTGATTTAAAAAAATACGCCTTAGAAAAGAACACCCTAGAAGAAAAAAGAAGAACGAAGAAAGATCTGTTTAAAGAATCGTTTTTTGAGTAGCTAACACCGCAAAAACACCGTAAAGTCAAACTTTTTTGAGTTTTGCTAAAAAAAATCCTTGCGTCTCGCCTGGCCAGATTCTCTTGCACAGAGCAGTCTTTTCTGTTATGCCAGCAACACCGACATCTTTGTTAATAGGTACAAGTTCAACATTAAGCTCGTCAAGAGCCCATTCAATAACATCTTCGTTCTCTTCTTTTTCAAGAGAACACGTGCAGTACAAGACTATGCCTCCTGGTTTGCACACCCCTACTGCTGATCGCAACAGTTTTTTTTGCAACCTAGCGTTCGCATTAATACCTTCAAAATCTCTTTTCTCAAACCACTGCGCGTCAAGAGAAAAGTTTCCAGAACAAGGAGCATCAAGCAGAACCTTATCAAATTGCATATTCAAATCAGATACGTATTGAGCATCTTTTTGATAAACAACACAATTTGCAACGCCCAATCGTTCAAGGTTATTCTTGAGTTTTTGAATTCTTCCATGTGATGAATCCAATGCTACAATTAATCCTTTATTCTTCATTCGTGCTGCGAGGTGTGTTGTTTTTCCGCCAGGAGCTGCTGCCATGTCAAGAACGCGATCTATTTGCTGGGGGTTAAGTACTTCTGCTGCGAGTTGAGTAGATGCGTCTTGGAGGTAAAAAAGCCCTTGTAAGTATTCGGGAGAAGATGCTAATGAAAAATCAGCTTTGCTCTCATATCCATCCTCAAGAAAAGGTACTTTTACAAGGTTGAATTTTTTAGGCAAGGTTTTTGTGCGAAGCGTGTTGATGCGAAGGTATTTTTTCTCAATTTTCTCATAGGATCCTTGATACCCCCACTCTTCATATCGTCGGGTGAAGAGCCTCATAGGTCCACAGTCACCTCTCCTGTTTTCTCATTAACCACCAGATTAGGGTATTTTTCTTTAATTGCTTTCCACCCTCCTTTTTCGCGCAGCGCATTGAGTTCTTTGAGAAGTTCATCAAGTTGAGCATAGTTTTCATATATTGCTTCGCCTATTTTTTGATTTTCTTCTTCTGATTGTTGAAGTCCTTTGATGATTTGTTCTTGTTTTTTGATACGCTCTTCAAGTTGTCTTGTTTTAGTATTTGCTTTTTTCTCAACATGTTTGAGCACTTCTTCATGTTTTTTCTGAGTAAGAAGATGGGCAAGCGTTTCCCAGTACGTGTTCCACTGCGCTTCCTCGCATTCTTTACTCTCAAGTTTGATGGGAATAATGTTTACAATGCGTTCGGATTTTTTAATGAGGTGGGGTTGTGTCTTTTGTGAGCGTAGTAGTTGTAATGCTGCAAAAAGCATTTCTTTTTGATCTTCGGTGAGTTCGCTTGGTTTGGTATCTTTGTCTATTTTTGCTCGTACGCATACTTCTTCTGCGTAGAGCCCTCCTAAGCCAAGGTCTATTGCAAGTGAGGTGACAAGTGTGTCGCAAGTAGTTGAGGTGATAAGAGCGTTGAGTTGTTCTTCTTCAAGGGTGAGGAAGTTGAATTCTTTTTGAGGGTGTTCGTAGGGCACACGTGCTCTGATAACTCTGTCAGCGTAATTTGCCGTGGTGAGCGGTGAGAGAATAACGTAGTCTTCATCGCAAAGAATGACGTTTCCTGGTGGTATGAGTTCTACAATGAGGTGATATGTTTTTTCTTTGGTGGAGAGTTCTATATCTATGATGCGCTCAAATCCTCTTTGCGAGATGTTCTGGATACGTGCATTTTTGAGGTATTTGCGAAGATAACTGCAAAACCCTGGAGGACGTTCAGGGTTTTCTCCTTTATGAAGTCCAAGGAAGAATAGTTTTCCCACGAAAACGTGGATGAATCTTTTTTCTTGCGCGTGGATGACGAGCGTGATGCGTTCTTTTCCTTCTTGATAGATTTGCTCAATCTTTCCTCCTTTAAGAAAATCTAATTCACGTAGAAGGTGATACAACTCGTATGCTGTGATGTCTTGTTTCATAAGTAAGAAAAAAAGATTAAAACCTAAGGACCTTAGTCCTTAATTTCTATATCTGCGTTTGCTTTGAGTTGGTCAAGGTAGCTTACGACTAGTTGTTGTGCTTGTTGCTCAAGTAGTTGTGCCTTTATCTGATCTTTGACCTCTTCAAAGCTGAGTTCTCCTCCTGGGTTTTTATCTCTGACGTAGATGATGTGCCAGCCGAACTGTGTGCGCACAGGTTCTGAGATGGTCCCGGCAGGTGTTGAGAACGCGACATCTTCAAAGGGTTGTACCATAACACCTCTTCCAAAAGTTCCTAAGTCACCTCCCCTTGGAGCAGACGGTCCTTCGCTGTACTTTTTTGCAAGTTCTGCGAAGTTTTCAGGTGTTGCTTGTGCTGCGATGTCATCTATAAGCGCTTTTGCTTCTTCATCACTGCGGTTGTCTGTGAGGATTAAGATGTGTGATGCAGTCACTTCTTCACCTTTTTTGAATTGTTCTTTATTTTCTTCGTAATATGCTCGTAGCACGTCATCTGAAATGTTAATTGTTGAGATGACTTCTTGTTCAATAAGTTTATTGATGGTAAGTTGCTTGCGATAAAGATCTCGTAAGTCATTCATATCCAAGTTTTGTTCTGCAAGACGTTGTCTGAATGATTCCTCGTCAAGTCCTGATTGAGTAATGCTTGCGTTGATTGCAGATTCTACTTCTTCATCAGTGACACTGATGCCTTTTTTTGCTGCTTCTTGAAGAAGAAGTTCTTCATTGATTGCTTGTTGTAAAACCACGTCACGAGTGATTTGTGTTTTATACGCGGTAGGGATACGTTCGTATTGTTCATCAATGTACTTGTTGGTAATCGTCTGGCCGTTCACTGTTGCTGCGACGTCTTGTCC
The DNA window shown above is from Candidatus Woesearchaeota archaeon and carries:
- a CDS encoding RsmB/NOP family class I SAM-dependent RNA methyltransferase; its protein translation is MRLFTRRYEEWGYQGSYEKIEKKYLRINTLRTKTLPKKFNLVKVPFLEDGYESKADFSLASSPEYLQGLFYLQDASTQLAAEVLNPQQIDRVLDMAAAPGGKTTHLAARMKNKGLIVALDSSHGRIQKLKNNLERLGVANCVVYQKDAQYVSDLNMQFDKVLLDAPCSGNFSLDAQWFEKRDFEGINANARLQKKLLRSAVGVCKPGGIVLYCTCSLEKEENEDVIEWALDELNVELVPINKDVGVAGITEKTALCKRIWPGETQGFFLAKLKKV